GGCGTGGCGAACATCCAGCTCACGAACCAGGCCATCGTGTACGGCCGCGAATCGTCGGTCCTCGAGCGGTGGACGGCCGACCTCGTGCTCGACGGCGTCTGGCGGTACGACGACTTCGTCGGCGGACGGGCGGCGCTCGATCACAAGCTGCACGTCAACACCAACGCGGTGTTTCGCGGCGGCTGGACCGCGGGCGCCTCCGTGCTCGTCGAGACCTTCGGGTACGACGACGACCTGTACGCCGACTACGCGCTCGGTGAGCAGACGCCCGACGGGCTGGTGCTTCGCCCCTTCGTCGGCACACCCCGCCTTCCCAACCTCGACTACGTAGCGTCGGCCAGCACGCCGCAGCGCGGCGGCGTGGCGCTCGACGGGTTCTTCATCTGGGGCAAGGACGAGAACTTCTTCGAGTGGGCGTCGGCCGACATCGTCTTCGCCAACGTGGGGCTGGTCTGGCGGCCCACCGAGCGGCTTCGCGCCGACGCGCGGTACCAGCTGCAGCGGTACGAGCGGCGGACGGACGGCTCGGTCGTGGGACGGCGCCGGATCCCGCGCGCGAAGGTCGAGTACCAGGTGACGCGAGCGATCTTCGTCAGGCTCGTCGGCGAGTTTGACAGCCAGTTCCGGGACGACCTGCGCGACGATTCGCGCACCGACCTGCCCATCTACATCCGCGATGCGCGCAGCGGAGTGTACGAGCGGGCGCTGCGCCAGCAGCGCGACACCTTCCGCCTCGATGCGCTCTTCTCGTACCAGCCGACGCCGGGCACCGTGGTGTTCGCGGGCTACGGCAACCGGCTCGCCGAGCCGAACGACGTTCGCGCGCCGCGGCTGCGCCGCGTATCGGACGGCTTCTTCCTGAAGGTGAGCTATCTGTTCCGGCTGTAACGGCGGTCAGGGCCTGCCGTTTGTCGCGAGGGGCTGACCGCCTCCGCTGAAGCTACGGCGGTCCGCCGAAGCCTTGGCGAAGGCGGAAGCCCCTCGCGCTACGGAAGGGGGGGTGAAGTCCAGAGCGCTTCGGCTATCATGGGCCCGGCGTCGCCCTGTGGGTCGGGCCGGCGCCTTCCGCACCAGTTCACGCGCGTCGACGTCGACCCGCGCCCGCCAGCACCGTAGCCAGGGCCGTGACGAGGCCCGCAGGTTCGGCATCCCAGGCCGTGCCTGTCACGAACGTCAGCCGAACGAGCCGTGTGCCCGGCTGCGGAGGTGACGTCCCATGCGACAGGCGCGACAGGTGGCGGCGGTGGTGCCGTACCGGATGCGGAACCAGCGAGTCGAGGTGGCCGTGATCACCTCGGTGAACGGTGGCGACTGGATCGTCCCGAAGGGCGAGATCGAAGAAGGGGAGCGCCCCTGGGAGGCGGCTGCCAGGGAGGCCGAGGAGGAGGCGGGCCTGCTCGGCGTCGTCAGCCCCAGACCGCTCGGCTGTTTCTCCACCGGGAACGGCAACCGCCGGGCGATCGGCGTGTACGCGTTTCACGTCTCGGCCGTGCTCCGCCACTGGCCCGAAGACCGGATCCGCCGACGCCGCTGGATGTCACTGCAGCAAGCCGAGAGATGCCTCCGGCGGGAGTTCCAGCCGCTCATTCCGGCGCTCGCGCGTCGTCTCTCGAGGCAGACCCTCCGACCCACCGGGCCAGGACGACGTACGCCAGGATCGACACGCTCAGCGCGGGCAGGAAGCTGCCGATCGCCCCGCTGAGGTGATAGGCGGTGATGCCGGCGGCCCAGGCGCCCACGCCGGCCAGCGACACGCCGCCGCGGCGCGCGAGCGGGCCCGAGCGGTCGTACAGATCCGCCACCCGGACCGGACGCCGCACGATCAGGAAGTGCGCGACGAGCACGCCGCCCACCGGCACGAGCAGGCTGCCGAGCAGGTACATCATCTCGCCGAACCGCTCGAGCAGGTCGGCCGAGAGCAGACCGAGCGCGGTGCCGACGATGCCAATCGACCAGATCACGCGCTGGTCGCCGGCCCGCGGCACGAGGCTCTTCCACGCGAGCGACGAGAGGTAGATGTTGACGAAGTTGGTCGTGATGGTCGCAAGCGCCACGAGCAGCGCGCCCCAGCGGCCCACGCCGCTTGCGGCAATCATCGCCCCGGGGTCGGTCGACCCTGCGAGCCGCGCCGAAACGAGGCCGACCGGCATCAGCCAGAGGCTCGTGACCGCCAACCCGAGGAACACCGCTAACGCGCTCCGGCGGCCCGACCGGGAGTAGCGGGAGAAGTCGGCGAACATCAGGATCCACGACACCTGGTAGCCGATGACGATGTCGAACCCGTGCACGAGGGCCCTCGGTTCGGTCGGGGCGGCCTGCACCTGGCCCGTCAGGCTCGAGACGTGGGCGGTCTGGAAGAGCGCGATCGTGACGAGCGCCGCCACGATGGCCATGGCGGGCACGGCGACGCGGTCGGCGAGCCAGACGGCGCGGGCGCCTCGGCTGACGACCAGCGTGGCCAGCAGCCCAATGGCCACCGCGAGCATCCGGTTCGCGCCCGGGGCGTCGAAGGCCACCGAGGCGACCGAGGCCGCCACGGCGTTGTTGATCGCGATCCACGCGAAGTTCGTGAGGTAGAGGAGCGCGGCCACGAGGCCGGCGCCCCGGAGACCGAACACGGCGCGCGCGGCGATGATGGACGGCACGCCGAGCCGCGGACCGACCGGCGCGAGGGCGGCGACGAGCAGCGAGCCGACCACGACACCGCTGCCGAGCACGACGAGCGCCATGCTGCCCGTCGGTCCTCCTGCCGCGAGCGCGGCCCCGGCCTGCAGCGTCGTCGTGACGATGTTCGCGCCGGCGAAGATCAGGAAGAGGTCGACGGGCGACTGGGTGCGCTCAGCTGGCGGGACGGGCCCGAGGTCGGCAGCCTGCATCGAACGGCCGACATGTTACTCGATCCGGCTCTACTGTCGGGGTATCGAACTGGAGCATCCCGGCTCTCAGAGGTATCCGGATGGCGCGCCCGACAGGATTCGAACCTGTGACCTTCGGCTCCGGAGGCCGACGCTCTATCCAGCTGAGCTACGGGCGCCCTTGGCAGGGGCAAGGCGGTGCGCGGCATGGCCGCGCAGACTCGCGATCATACTACGGACGAGCCACCTTCGGTAAGGCGCGCGCGCCCGAAGGCCCGTGCACAGGCTGCTCGTGGGCCGTGGGGACAGATCCTCCCGGGCGTGCCGGCACCGCCGGCAGGCGGACCGTGACGCTCGTGCCGCGGCCGGGGGCGCTGTCGATGGCGATGGTGCCTCCGAGCCGGGTGACGAGCTGCCGGACGATGGCGAGGCCGAGGCCCGTGCCGACCTCACCGCTCGCCTTCGCGGACGGCGCGCGATAGAAGCTGTCGAACGCACGCTCGAGCGCGGCCGGCTCGATGCCGATCCCCGTGTCGTCGACGGTGGCCTCGAGCCAGTCGTCGCGGCCCACGGCGCGAAACCGGATGTGCCCGACGCGGGTGTACTTGACGGCGTTGTCGAGCAGGTTCGCGAAGATGCGTTCGAGGTCGACCGCTTCCGCCGCCAGCCGCCAGTCGGCCACTGGCAGGTCGACGTCGAACGCCAGGCCCTTCGCCCGCGCCCGCTCGGCCACCATCGCGACCACCCGCTCGAGGGCGAAGTCGAGGCGCGCGGCCGCCGGCGGCTCGCGCCCCTCGAGCCGCTGCGCGGCGGCCAGGTCGAGCAGGTCGCGGACCATGTCGAACGCGTCCTGCAGACGCCGGCGTATCCGCGCGAGCAGGTCGCGCTGTGCGTCGTTCACGGGGCCGGCGAACGGCAGGGCGTCGAGCGCGGTCTGCACCGCCGCGAGCGGCGCGCGCAGCTGATGGTGCGTGGTGCGGGCGAACCAGATGCGTTCGTTGTCGACGGCCTGCAGCTCGCCGAACGACCGCGCGTTCTCGATCGCCACGGCGCCGAGGGTGGCGAGGTTCATGAGCAACTGGTGCTCCGCCTCGTCGAACACCCGCGGCTCGGCCGTGTAGACGCGCACGACGCCCAGCGTGCGGTCCTTGGCGCGCATCGCGGCGCACAGCATCGAGCGCAGGCCCTCGAGCCGCGCGGCCTCCGGGTACTGGAACCTCGGGTCGTCGGTGACGTCGGCCACCTCGACGAGGCCACCCATGATGGCCTGGGCGTCGACCTGGCTCCTCACGACCTCGACCGGCCCCTTCTCGACGTAGGCCGGGCTCAGGCCGTACGAGCCGGCGACGACGAGGGTCCGGCCCTTGGCATCGAGGAGCCGGATCGCGGCGGCCTTACCCCGCAGCAGGCGCGCCGTGTGCTCGGCAATCAGGCCGAGGACCTCCCCGAGGTCGAGCGAGGAGTTGACCACCTGCCCGATCTCGTAGAGTGCGGTCATGCCCTGATACGCGCGGTCGAGCGACTGCTGCGATCTGGCGAGCGCGCGTTCCTTCTCGCGCAGGCGCGACGTGATCGAGGTCGCGAGGTAGGTCGTCACGAGGAACAGGCCCGAGAGGGCGACCCAGAGCTCCAGCCCGCCGGCCATGCCGGTCATCGCCTCAGGCCGCGGGTCGAGCGATGCGGCGGGCGTCGGCGTCGTGAAGGCGCCGAGCAGACCCGTGAGGCCGACGGCGGCCCCGGCGAGCAGGTAACACGTGCGCGGCGAGAGCAGGATCGACCCGACGATCAGGTGGAAGACGAAGCCGACGACGGCCGGGCTGTGAATGCCGCCCGTGAGGGCGACCGCCGCGGCGAGCGCCAGCCAGTCGAGCCCGATCTGCAGGTGCACGGCGCGGCGCCGCGACCGCAGCGTCTCGGCGACCCGCTCGCCGAACAGCCAGAGCCCCAGGTTGTACGCGAGGACCGCGAGGCCGACGATGGCCAGCGGCGTGTGGGGCACCGGGATGTCGAGCAGCGGAAGGCCGACGAGGCTGCCAGCCACGAGGCCGAGCCCCGCCAGCCAGCGGAGACGGATGAGCCAGCTCACCCGCTCCTGCAGCTCGCGCTCGAGCGGAAGCTCGACGTCGTTGGCCGTCGCCTGTTGCACGCCACTCCTGCGGCGGGCCGCCTGGCCCGCGTGTCCGGGTCGAGGTCGATCGCCGCCGGCCAGGTCAGCCCGTCGGTGACGACCCGACCGAGGCACGCAGTCGGGCCGCGACCACCGACAGGAGCCGGTCGGGTGCGAGCGGCTTCTGGAACACGCCTTCGGCGCCGAACTGGCCGACGTCCGTCGTGTCGAACAGGTAGTCGCCCGCCGAGCTCAGGAAGTACACCGGCGCCGTGAGACCCTCGGCGCGCAGCCCCTTGACCAGCGTGAACCCCGAGTCGACGTCCTCCATCATCAGGTCGACGATCAACAGATCGGGCTGGGCCTGCTGCGCGGCCGCCCGCCCTTCCTCGGCGTTCGCGGCCGCGACCACATGGTAGCCCGCCGTTTCGAGCACCAGCCGGAGGGAGTGGAGGACGTCCGGGTCGTCGTCGACGCAGAGAATCACGTGCTTACCGTCGCGCATCGTCGCTCTCTCCTCTCAACGCCTCGATGAACCCGGTGACGTGCGTCACGGCGGCCTCGAGGCCCGCGCGGGCCTCCGCGCTCAACGTCTCGTCGAAGTCGCCAAGGCGGCGGGCGCGGATGCCGAGGACGTAGGCCCGTGGCGTCGCGCCGAAGCAGGTCGCGGCGAGTCCCATGA
Above is a genomic segment from Acidobacteriota bacterium containing:
- a CDS encoding GAF domain-containing sensor histidine kinase — protein: MQQATANDVELPLERELQERVSWLIRLRWLAGLGLVAGSLVGLPLLDIPVPHTPLAIVGLAVLAYNLGLWLFGERVAETLRSRRRAVHLQIGLDWLALAAAVALTGGIHSPAVVGFVFHLIVGSILLSPRTCYLLAGAAVGLTGLLGAFTTPTPAASLDPRPEAMTGMAGGLELWVALSGLFLVTTYLATSITSRLREKERALARSQQSLDRAYQGMTALYEIGQVVNSSLDLGEVLGLIAEHTARLLRGKAAAIRLLDAKGRTLVVAGSYGLSPAYVEKGPVEVVRSQVDAQAIMGGLVEVADVTDDPRFQYPEAARLEGLRSMLCAAMRAKDRTLGVVRVYTAEPRVFDEAEHQLLMNLATLGAVAIENARSFGELQAVDNERIWFARTTHHQLRAPLAAVQTALDALPFAGPVNDAQRDLLARIRRRLQDAFDMVRDLLDLAAAQRLEGREPPAAARLDFALERVVAMVAERARAKGLAFDVDLPVADWRLAAEAVDLERIFANLLDNAVKYTRVGHIRFRAVGRDDWLEATVDDTGIGIEPAALERAFDSFYRAPSAKASGEVGTGLGLAIVRQLVTRLGGTIAIDSAPGRGTSVTVRLPAVPARPGGSVPTAHEQPVHGPSGARALPKVARP
- a CDS encoding NUDIX domain-containing protein, which translates into the protein MRQARQVAAVVPYRMRNQRVEVAVITSVNGGDWIVPKGEIEEGERPWEAAAREAEEEAGLLGVVSPRPLGCFSTGNGNRRAIGVYAFHVSAVLRHWPEDRIRRRRWMSLQQAERCLRREFQPLIPALARRLSRQTLRPTGPGRRTPGSTRSARAGSCRSPR
- a CDS encoding response regulator gives rise to the protein MRDGKHVILCVDDDPDVLHSLRLVLETAGYHVVAAANAEEGRAAAQQAQPDLLIVDLMMEDVDSGFTLVKGLRAEGLTAPVYFLSSAGDYLFDTTDVGQFGAEGVFQKPLAPDRLLSVVAARLRASVGSSPTG
- a CDS encoding cytosine permease; amino-acid sequence: MQAADLGPVPPAERTQSPVDLFLIFAGANIVTTTLQAGAALAAGGPTGSMALVVLGSGVVVGSLLVAALAPVGPRLGVPSIIAARAVFGLRGAGLVAALLYLTNFAWIAINNAVAASVASVAFDAPGANRMLAVAIGLLATLVVSRGARAVWLADRVAVPAMAIVAALVTIALFQTAHVSSLTGQVQAAPTEPRALVHGFDIVIGYQVSWILMFADFSRYSRSGRRSALAVFLGLAVTSLWLMPVGLVSARLAGSTDPGAMIAASGVGRWGALLVALATITTNFVNIYLSSLAWKSLVPRAGDQRVIWSIGIVGTALGLLSADLLERFGEMMYLLGSLLVPVGGVLVAHFLIVRRPVRVADLYDRSGPLARRGGVSLAGVGAWAAGITAYHLSGAIGSFLPALSVSILAYVVLARWVGGSASRDDARAPE